The following proteins come from a genomic window of Ananas comosus cultivar F153 unplaced genomic scaffold, ASM154086v1, whole genome shotgun sequence:
- the LOC109705589 gene encoding protein LOL5 isoform X1: MMGSSPETSPPPGFEILDPSPPPPPPKLPSPPPPPPPPPLPEMGQMVCGSCRELVSYPKGAVHVQCACCRAVNFVLEAHQVGNVKCGKCSLLLMYPYGAPAVRCSFCYHVTEIGVILTNPCATATSDCIVNGSFS; this comes from the exons ATGATGGGGAGCTCCCCGGAGACGTCCCCTCCCCCGGGCTTCGAAATCCTCGAcccttctcctccgccgcctccgccgaaGCTCccttctccgcctccgcctccgcctccgcctcctctcccCG AAATGGGTCAAATGGTCTGCGGAAGCTGTCGCGAGCTTGTTTCTTATCCGAAAGGCGCTGTTCACGTTCAGTGCGCCTGCTGTCGAGCAGTAAACTTCGTTTTAGAAG CACATCAGGTCGGTAACGTAAAGTGCGGGAAATGTTCCTTGCTATTGATGTACCCGTACGGAGCTCCGGCAGTTCGGTGTTCCTTCTGCTATCACGTGACTGAAATCGGAGTA ATTCTGACGAATCCTTGTGCGACCGCAACTTCTGACTGT
- the LOC109705589 gene encoding protein LOL2 isoform X2, whose amino-acid sequence MMGSSPETSPPPGFEILDPSPPPPPPPPPPPPPPPLPEMGQMVCGSCRELVSYPKGAVHVQCACCRAVNFVLEAHQVGNIKCGKCSLLLMYPYGAPAVRCSSCYHVTEIGVILTNPCATATSDCIVNGSFS is encoded by the exons ATGATGGGGAGCTCCCCGGAGACGTCCCCTCCCCCGGGCTTCGAAATCCTCGAcccttctcctccgccgcctccgcctccgcctccgcctccgcctccgcctcctctcccGG AAATGGGTCAAATGGTCTGCGGAAGCTGTCGCGAGCTTGTTTCTTATCCGAAAGGCGCTGTTCACGTTCAGTGCGCCTGCTGTCGAGCAGTAAACTTCGTTTTAGAAG CACATCAGGTCGGTAACATAAAGTGCGGGAAATGTTCCTTGCTATTGATGTACCCGTATGGAGCTCCGGCAGTTCGGTGTTCCTCCTGCTATCACGTAACTGAAATCGGAGTA ATTCTGACGAATCCTTGTGCGACCGCAACTTCTGACTGT